From the Nodularia sp. NIES-3585 genome, one window contains:
- a CDS encoding two-component system response regulator, with product MYLAHSFMSDEKKQNPQQPLILVVEDHDDSLLLIGYALESLGCRFICQNESSTTLLVAKDYQPDLIMLDILLPGLSGTDVIHYLKQEPLTAEIPVIAVTALASREDRERLISAGFDDYISKPYMIEDLEAIIRSLLRGKLNSPTLKSAEC from the coding sequence ATGTATCTGGCACATTCATTCATGAGTGATGAAAAGAAGCAAAATCCTCAGCAGCCCTTAATCTTGGTGGTGGAAGACCATGATGATAGTCTACTGCTGATTGGTTATGCCCTAGAGTCACTTGGCTGTAGATTCATTTGTCAAAATGAAAGTTCCACTACATTATTAGTGGCAAAAGACTATCAGCCAGACCTGATCATGTTAGATATTCTATTACCAGGTCTCAGCGGGACTGATGTTATACATTACCTCAAACAAGAACCGCTAACTGCCGAAATTCCAGTGATCGCAGTTACGGCTTTAGCTAGTAGAGAGGATCGAGAACGCCTGATCTCGGCGGGTTTTGATGACTACATCAGTAAACCTTACATGATCGAGGATTTAGAGGCGATAATTCGCAGCCTCCTACGCGGTAAGCTCAATTCTCCGACTCTTAAGAGTGCTGAGTGCTAA
- a CDS encoding hybrid sensor histidine kinase/response regulator yields MSVVENPKIDRILAVDDTRDNLILVQTILESEGYEIDLVADGLTALQQIEESPPDLILLDVMMPGIDGYEVTRRIRNNPDLNVSYIPILLITAFHQSSVVEGLDAGADDFIRKPFDTDELLARVRSLLRLKHSLDEQKKMARQREDFVSRLTHDLRTPLVAADRMLDLFQQETFCEISPEMKQAIAVMIRSNQNLMQMVNTLLEVYRFEAGKKTLNDVECNLPEILQEVCGELTPLASEKNLALKIDTSKLNSQEETAGVVMGDPLELRRVFNNLIGNAIKFTDTGGIEVAIWEKSANSQGKDGVIIEFTDTGYGIAPEDQATVFERFRQGRNKRSGSGLGLHLSSRIIEAHGGTITLTSEQGRGSVFTVTLPKDSSH; encoded by the coding sequence ATGTCTGTTGTGGAAAATCCTAAAATTGACCGTATTCTCGCCGTTGATGACACTAGAGATAATCTCATTTTGGTTCAGACAATTCTCGAAAGTGAGGGTTATGAGATTGACTTAGTTGCAGATGGTTTAACAGCTTTGCAGCAAATTGAAGAATCTCCACCGGATTTGATTTTGCTAGATGTGATGATGCCAGGAATTGATGGTTATGAAGTGACTCGGCGCATCCGTAATAATCCTGACTTGAATGTGAGCTATATTCCGATCCTGCTGATTACGGCATTTCACCAATCCAGTGTAGTTGAAGGGTTGGATGCTGGTGCAGATGATTTTATTCGTAAACCATTTGATACAGACGAACTTTTAGCCAGAGTGCGATCGCTCTTACGCCTCAAACACAGTCTGGACGAACAAAAAAAAATGGCCCGTCAGCGCGAAGATTTTGTTTCGCGTTTAACTCATGATTTGCGTACCCCGCTAGTGGCTGCTGACCGGATGCTGGACTTGTTTCAACAGGAAACCTTCTGCGAAATTTCTCCAGAAATGAAACAAGCGATCGCGGTAATGATTCGCAGCAATCAAAATTTAATGCAAATGGTCAACACTCTATTAGAAGTTTATCGCTTCGAGGCTGGTAAAAAGACTTTAAACGATGTAGAGTGCAATCTCCCGGAAATTCTTCAAGAAGTCTGTGGTGAACTCACTCCTCTGGCCAGCGAGAAAAACTTGGCTCTCAAAATAGATACAAGTAAGTTAAATTCACAGGAAGAAACCGCTGGTGTAGTAATGGGCGATCCCCTAGAACTGCGACGCGTATTTAATAACTTAATTGGCAATGCCATCAAGTTTACAGATACAGGCGGGATAGAAGTTGCTATTTGGGAAAAATCAGCTAATTCTCAGGGTAAAGATGGCGTAATCATCGAATTTACAGATACTGGTTATGGCATTGCGCCCGAAGACCAAGCAACTGTTTTTGAGCGGTTTCGCCAAGGTAGAAATAAACGGTCTGGTAGTGGTTTAGGTCTGCATCTATCGAGCCGAATTATCGAAGCACACGGTGGTACAATTACACTCACCTCTGAACAAGGGCGAGGTAGTGTATTCACAGTCACGCTACCAAAAGATAGTAGTCATTAG